The Deltaproteobacteria bacterium genome segment TACTCCGTGGAGGACCACAAGAAGCACATAGACTGGATCGCCCACGTCAACCCGCGCGGGTTGATCTCCGCAAAGGTCTCGACGCCGGTCGACGTGGACATGGTGGCGGTCGGGTCGTACTACGCGGGGGCGCACATCGTCCATCTCGACGGAAGCTACGGCGGCACCGGCGCTGCGCCGAACATCGCCAAGAAAAATATCGCCATGCCGATCGAATACGGGATCAGCCGGGTCCACAGGTTCCTCATGGCCGAGGGGATACGCGATTCGATCACCGTCATCGCCAGCGGCGGCATCCGCACGCCCGCCGACATCGTCAAGGCTATCGCGCTCGGCGCGGACGGAGTCGTGATAGGCACGGCCGAGCTGATCGCGGTGGGTTGCATACGCTGCGGAAACTGCGAGAGCGGCTGCGGCTGCCCGCGGGGGATCACCACCACCGCCACCGGCTACTGCGACAAGGTTTCCATCGATTGGGGGACGCAGCGGCTGGTCAACCTGTACAACGCGTGGCGGGAAATGCTGGTCGATATCCTTTATAGGCTGGGATTGGAGTCCGTCTCCGCCCTGCGCGGCCGGACCGATCTCCTTTTCCATCTCGATTACGAGCCGGGAGACGGGGAATGAACCGCACAAATCCGCCCGCCGGGAGAACCCGCATCGACCTGCCTGATGCGCTTCTCCGCGCACGCGCGGAATTCCGGCCGGAAGGTGAGTGGCGCAGGACGCCGCCCGAGGCGGAGGGGGGCTGCGGAGTCACCGGTTTCGCATGCACCGTGCCGGTCCGCGGCAAGCACATCTACGAGCCGTCGAAGCAGATGCGCAACCGGGGAAACGGCAAGGGTGGCGGCATCGCGGCCTGCGGTCTCGTGGCCGAGGACCTCGGCGTCACACCGAAAGTGTTGAGTGAGGATTACATACTCCAGGTCGCTCTTCTCGACTCGGCCGCGCGCGGCGAAGTCGAGCGGAAATACGTCGAGCCGTTCTTCGATATTGACCACGGCGGTCTCATTCCGACGGTGGACGACTACCGGGAAGTGCCGTTGCTCGAGGTCCGGCCGCCCGACGTCGCACGGTACTTCGTCCGGCCGAAGCCCTGCGCGCTCGAACGGTTCGCCGTCGAGAAGGGGTTGGAGGGCCTTTCCGAAACTGAACTCGCGGAGGAGTTCGTCTGCCGGAATTCGCTGCGGCTGAACAGGGAGTTCTACGCCTCCCTCGGAGAGAAGCGCGCCTTCGTCATGTCCCACGCCCGCAACCTGATCATCCTGAAGATCGTCGGTTACGCGGAGGCTTCGGTCCAGTACTATCGCATGGAGGATTCGCGGGCCCACGTATGGATCGCCCACCAGCGCTTCCCCACGAAAGGGCGCGTCTGGCATCCGGGCGGCGCGCACCCGTTCATCGGCATGAACGAGGCGCTGGTCCACAACGGCGACTTCGCCAACTATCACTCGGTCTGCGAATACCTCGCGCAGCGCAACATCTTCCCGCAGTTCCTTACCGACACGGAAGTATCGGTCCTTCTCTTCGACCTGCTCAACCGCGTCTACAAGTACCCGCTCGAATACATCATCGAGGCGATGGCTCCCACCACGGAATTCGATTTCGACAGGCTGCCCGAAGAGAAGCGGCGGATCTACCGGCAGATCCAGGCGATGCACATGCACGGCTCGCCCGACGGCCCCTGGTTCTTCATCATCGCCCGCAGCCTGGCGGCGGAGGGGAAGTTCCAGCTGATCGGGATCACCGACACCGCGATGCTCCGGCCCCAGGTGTTCGCGCTCCAGGAAGGGGAGGTCTCGATCGGTCTCATCTGCTCGGAGAAGCAGGCGATCGACGCGACCCTGGCGAGCCTGGCGACCGAAGACAAGCGCTTTACGCCGATCGCCGACCGGTACTGGAACGCCCGCGGAGGCAGCCATACCGACGGCGGCGCGTTCGTCATGACCGTCTCCCCGGCTGAGGGCGGGAACGGCGCGGGGTATTCGTTGTCCGTCGCCGACAAGTTCGGCACTCCGCTTTCGATCGACCGCGAAAAGGAACGCTGCGACCTTTCGGCGCCCTGTCGCCTTCCGGACGAGACGCGGAAAGAGGCCGCCCTCATCGCGCAGGCGGTCGCCGATCGCGCCCCGAAGGTCCTGTTCGAGCACCTGCGAGGCGCGGCCGCCGGATGGGACTTCGACCGGCTCCGCTGGTTCGCCGGAGAAATCGCAAAAAAAACCGCCTTCGAAGCGCCCTCCGTCGGGATCGAAGCGCTGACGCTGGCGATCGACCGCCGCTACCCGACGGGCCGCAAAAAGAGGAGCTCCGTACTGACAATCTTGCGGAACGCATTGGAGGAGATCTTCTCGGCGCAACCGCTCTTCGGGGAAGGCGCCGCGGAAGGGACCTGCCGCAGGATCACGTGGAAGACGCGGGACCGGCTGCGCGGCCCGTCGGGAGCGGAGACCACCCTGCTCATGGATGCGAGCGGTTTCGAACCCGAGGGACCCGATTGCGACGCAACGCTGGCGGTGCGGGCCTATCGACTGGGATGGCGGCATCTTGTGCACTTCAACAGCCGCGGGACGCGCTTCCACGCCGCCGGGTTCGGCCCGAAAACGGACGGGCTGCTCGTGGAGTGCTACGACAACGCCGGAGACTACCTCGCTTCCGGCATCGACGGGCTTACTGCTGTCGTCCACGGCAATGCGCAGGATCAGCTCGGCCAGATCACGAAGCGCGGCAAACTCGTCATTTTCGGCGACGTGGGGCAGACGTTCCTCTACGGCGCCAAGGGCGGCGATTTCTACGTGATGGGGAACGCCGCAGGCCGTCCGATGATAAATGCCGTCGGGAAGCCTCGCGGAGTCATCAACGGAACGGCGCTCGATTTCCTCGCCGAATCGTTCATGGCGGGTAATCCGCACGAAGGAGGCGGTTTCGCCGTCGTCAACGGCGTCCGGTTCGACGAAGACGGAAAGGTCATCCCGCTGGATACGCCGTATCCGGGGAGCAATCTGCTATCCC includes the following:
- a CDS encoding glutamate synthase, which translates into the protein MNRTNPPAGRTRIDLPDALLRARAEFRPEGEWRRTPPEAEGGCGVTGFACTVPVRGKHIYEPSKQMRNRGNGKGGGIAACGLVAEDLGVTPKVLSEDYILQVALLDSAARGEVERKYVEPFFDIDHGGLIPTVDDYREVPLLEVRPPDVARYFVRPKPCALERFAVEKGLEGLSETELAEEFVCRNSLRLNREFYASLGEKRAFVMSHARNLIILKIVGYAEASVQYYRMEDSRAHVWIAHQRFPTKGRVWHPGGAHPFIGMNEALVHNGDFANYHSVCEYLAQRNIFPQFLTDTEVSVLLFDLLNRVYKYPLEYIIEAMAPTTEFDFDRLPEEKRRIYRQIQAMHMHGSPDGPWFFIIARSLAAEGKFQLIGITDTAMLRPQVFALQEGEVSIGLICSEKQAIDATLASLATEDKRFTPIADRYWNARGGSHTDGGAFVMTVSPAEGGNGAGYSLSVADKFGTPLSIDREKERCDLSAPCRLPDETRKEAALIAQAVADRAPKVLFEHLRGAAAGWDFDRLRWFAGEIAKKTAFEAPSVGIEALTLAIDRRYPTGRKKRSSVLTILRNALEEIFSAQPLFGEGAAEGTCRRITWKTRDRLRGPSGAETTLLMDASGFEPEGPDCDATLAVRAYRLGWRHLVHFNSRGTRFHAAGFGPKTDGLLVECYDNAGDYLASGIDGLTAVVHGNAQDQLGQITKRGKLVIFGDVGQTFLYGAKGGDFYVMGNAAGRPMINAVGKPRGVINGTALDFLAESFMAGNPHEGGGFAVVNGVRFDEDGKVIPLDTPYPGSNLLSLASGGAIYIRDPHRTLVPEQLNGGKYGKLSEADWKLILPYLKENERLFGVEVERDLLTVDGALRDPGEVYRKVMPAKDAEAELEMEGLGA